In a single window of the Zea mays cultivar B73 chromosome 5, Zm-B73-REFERENCE-NAM-5.0, whole genome shotgun sequence genome:
- the LOC100281034 gene encoding SAP-like protein BP-73-like, producing MSSVAPALVHHRGVSGRAILPLHHGECRVPPGACFMGTSPTLGPMRVSLVCNASPNHHRPRNSDISRQQKGGSSRGKGKSYQDKDDSENIDEFDSDIMFSKNGPPISLASNSRPQATSAPGEREKEIVELFKRVQAQLRARGKSREDKKPEHAKVQGERGSVDSLLQLLRKHSVDQRRKNGDDKEQNSDVLRRGNDSGNRQGSTVFGTKSDIQEEKKKPPPAPFIRPASNFRRRSPVPGVKFQPVINADLDTDDDRKSIGSNAVDAVQKAKTALDERTATDEPDSMSPYEADSVIEPGNISLNDLDDILHDDEEFDADEPDDEYPEPSLGISDVTDTDESHENDSTPTGSADLSSLKVAELRELAKSRGIKGYSKKKKNELVEVLSSSMD from the exons ATGTCTTCTGTTGCTCCCGCCCTCGTCCACCACCGCG GGGTCTCAGGCAGAGCAATCTTACCTTTGCATCATGGAGAATGCAGAGTCCCTCCAGGTGCTTGTTTCATGGGCACATCACCTACGTTGGGGCCAATGAGGGTATCCTTGGTATGTAATGCAAGCCCCAACCACCATAGGCCAAGGAATTCGGATATATCGCGACAACAAAAAGGGGGGTCCTCCAGAGGAAAAGGCAAGTCGTACCAGGATAAAGATGACTCTGAGAACATTGATGAATTTGATAGTGATATCATGTTCTCCAAGAATGGGCCACCAATCTCTTTGGCAAGCAATTCCCGTCCTCAAGCCACATCGGCTCCTGGGGAAAGAGAGAAGGAGATCGTGGAACTCTTTAAAAGGGTTCAAGCACAGCTGCGAGCTAGGGGGAAAAGCAGGGAAGACAAGAAGCCTGAACATGCAAAAGTGCAGGGTGAAAGGGGCAGTGTTGATTCACTTCTTCAGTTGCTCAGGAAACACTCTGTGGACCAGAGAAGAAAGAATGGTGACGACAAAGAGCAGAATTCCGATGTATTGAGGAGAGGCAACGATTCTGGAAATAGACAAGGTTCAACCGTCTTTGGCACAAAAAGTGACATCCAGGAAGAGAAGAAGAAGCCACCTCCGGCACCCTTCATAAGGCCAGCCTCAAATTtcaggcgaaggtctcctgttccTGGAGTGAAGTTCCAGCCTGTTATCAATGCGGATCTGGACACTGATGACGATCGCAAGTCCATCGGCAGTAATGCCGTGGATGCTGTACAGAAAGCTAAGACAGCTCTTGATGAGAGGACTGCTACAGATGAGCCTGACTCCATGTCTCCATATGAGGCGGATTCTGTAATAGAACCAGGAAACATTTCTTTGAATGACCTCGATGACATTTTACATGACGATGAAGAATTCGATGCGGATGAACCAGACGACGAGTATCCAGAACCTTCTTTGGGTATCTCTGATGTCACAGATACGGATGAGTCGCACGAGAACGACTCCACCCCCACGGGAAGTGCGGATCTAAGCTCTCTGAAGGTTGCGGAGCTGAGAGAGCTCGCAAAGTCTCGAGGAATCAAAGGGTactcgaagaagaagaaaaacgagCTGGTTGAAGTGTTGAGCAGCAGCATGGATTGA